A single region of the Ciconia boyciana chromosome 13, ASM3463844v1, whole genome shotgun sequence genome encodes:
- the WDR24 gene encoding GATOR2 complex protein WDR24 isoform X2: MEKMARVTTALGGNALTGRTMFCHLDAPANAISVCRDAAQVVVAGRNIFKIYSIEEDQFVEKLNLRVGRKPSLNFSCADVVWHQMDENLLATAATNGVVVTWNLGKPSRNKQDQLFTEHKRTVNKVCFHPTEVYMLLSGSQDGYMKCFDLRKKDSVSTFSGQSESVRDVQFSIRDYFTFAATFENGNVQLWDIRRPDRYERMFTAHNGPVFCCDWHPEDRGWLATGGRDKMVKVWDMNTTRAKEIYCVQTIASVARVKWRPECKHHIATCSMMVDHNIYVWDVRRPFIPSAMFEEHKDVTTGIVWRHLHDPYFLLSGSKDSTLYQHIFKDASQPIDRANPEGLCYSLYGDLAFAAKESLISSDSNRKPYIGDRRHPIFFKRKLDPTEQFEYISSSSTLSVFETDVESGSMDWFVHTAKQYALAGRPLAELCDHNAKVAKGLDRNQVAQTWTMLRIIYSSLGTVSSANLNHSMGKGSMALPLMNSFNLKDIPSGLGSESRLDRSKGESRTENILMDSSSTLINNEDNEETEGSDVPADYLLGDVEADEDDLYMMDHENPHAEEQEYSLPQEAFPLRHEIVDNPSALDHLQDKADSPHVSGNEAETVSLTPVESFSLISISHSLYENRLPSDFFNPIVRDTLLFYAEQGDVQTAVSVLIVLGDRIRKEIDEQTQISSRYCLWDAGLGS; encoded by the exons ATGGAGAAAATGGCCAGGGTCACCACTGCCCTGGGGGGCAACGCCCTCACGGGACGGACCATGTTCTGCCACCTGGATGCCCCCGCCAATGCCATCAGCGTGTGCCGCGATGCTGCCCAGGTGGTGGTGGCCGGCCGCAACATCTTCAAGATCTACTCCATCGAGGAGGACCAGTTTGTGGAGAAACTGAACCTTCGCGTCGGCCGCAAACCCTCCTTGAACTTCAGCTGCGCGGACGTGGTGTGGCACCAGATGGACGAGAACTTGCTGGCCACCGCCGCCACCAACGGCGTGGTCGTCACCTGGAACCTGGGCAAGCCATCCCGCAACAAGCAGGACCAGCTCTTCACTGAGCACAAGCGCACCGTCAACAAGGTCTGCTTCCACCCCACCGAGGTCTACATGCTCCTCAGCGGCTCCCAGGACGGCTACATGAAATGCTTTGACCTGCGCAAGAAGGACTCTGTCAGCACCTTCTCTG GCCAGTCGGAGAGTGTGCGTGACGTCCAGTTCAGCATCCGGGACTACTTCACCTTTGCTGCCACCTTTGAGAATGGGAACGTGCAGCTGTGGGATATCCGCCGGCCGGATCGCTACGAGAGGATGTTCACGGCCCACAATGGGCCCGTCTTCTGCTGCGACTGGCACCCGGAGGACAG GGGCTGGCTGGCAACAGGTGGCCGGGATAAGATGGTGAAGGTGTGGGACATGAACACCACGCGGGCGAAGGAGATTTACTGCGTGCAGACCATCGCTTCTGTGGCCCGGGTGAAGTGGCGCCCGGAGTGCAAGCACCACATTGCCACCTGCTCCATGATGGTGGACCACAACATCTACGTCTGGGACGTGCGGCGTCCCTTCATCCCCTCCGCCATGTTCGAGGAGCACAAGGACGTCACCACGGGCATCGTGTGGCGTCACCTCCACGACCCCTATTTCCTCCTGTCGGGCTCTAAGGACAGCACCCTCTACCAGCACATCTTCAAGGACGCCAGCCAGCCCATTGACCGGGCCAACCCCGAGGGGCTGTGCTACAGCCTCTATGGAGACCTGGCCTTCGCTGCCAAGGAGAGCCTCATCTCCTCCGACTCCAACCGCAAGCCCTACATCGGGGACCGGCGTCACCCCATCTTCTTCAAGCGCAAGCTGGACCCCACGGAGCAATTCGAGTacatctcctcctccagcaccctcAGCGTCTTCGAGACGGACGTGGAGAGCGGCAGCATGGACTGGTTCGTGCACACTGCCAAGCAGTACGCGCTGGCCGGCAGGCCGCTGGCCGAGCTCTGCGACCACAACGCCAAGGTGGCCAAGGGCTTGGACCGCAACCAG GTGGCTCAAACGTGGACGATGCTGCGAATTATCTATTCCAGCCTCGGCACCGTGTCGTCCGCCAACCTCAACCACAGCATGGGGAAAGGCAGCATGGCCCTCCCGCTCATGAACAG ctttaaCCTGAAGGACATCCCCTCTGGGCTGGGCAGCGAGTCGAGACTGGACCGCAGCAAAGGAGAAAGCCGCACAGAAAACATCCTCATGGATTCCTCCTCCACCCTGATCAACAATGAGG ACAACGAGGAGACGGAGGGCAGCGACGTCCCTGCAGACTACCTGCTGGGAGACGTGGAAGCGGATGAGGATGACCTGTACATGATGGACCACGAGAACCCGCATG ctgaagagcaggaATACAGCCTTCCCCAAGAAGCCTTCCCCCTGCGCCACGAAATCGTGGACAACCCGTCGGCCTTGGACCACCTGCAAGACAAGGCTGACTCCCCTCATGTCAGCGGCAACGAGGCCGAGACGGTGTCACTGACACCCGTGGAGTCCTTCTCCCTCATCTCCATCTCCCACTCGCTCTACGAGAACCGTCTGCCCTCCGACTTCTTCAATCCCATTGTGCGGGACACGCTTCTCTTCTATGCCGAGCAGGGAGACGTGCAGACAGCCGTGTCCGTCCTCATCGTGCTGGGAGACCGCATCCGCAAGGAGATCGATGAGCAGACCCAG ATTTCCTCCAGATATTGCCTTTGGGATGCAGGGCTGGGATCCTGA
- the FBXL16 gene encoding F-box/LRR-repeat protein 16, translating into MSNPRNGDTKPPCLPRNGLVKIPTQPNGLGSASITKGTPAVKNRLCQPSSVPAILSPALAHRSDLPIPSLASPLSLATLASVSSPPSASLVGLNTSEGSEQPSPEQLPGSPSERQLAVDEKILNRLFWYFSACEKCVLAQVCKAWRRVLYQPKFWVGLTPVLHTKELYNVLPGGEKEFVSLQGFAVRGFDGFCLVGVSDLDICEFIDNYPLSKKGVKSMSLKRSTITDAGLEVMLEQMQGVVRLELSGCNDFTEAGLWSSLNARITALSVSDCINVADDAIAAISQLLPNLTELNLQAYHVTDTALAYFTAKQGYTTHTLRLNSCWEITNHGVVNMVHSLPNLSVLSLSGCSKVTDDGVELVAENLRKLRSLDLSWCPRITDMALEYIACDLHKLEELVLDRCVRITDTGLSYLSTMSSLRSLYLRWCCQVQDFGLKHLLSMGSLRLLSLAGCPLLTTTGLSGLVQLQELEELELTNCPGATPELFKYFSQHLPCCMVIE; encoded by the exons ATGTCGAACCCGAGAAACGGTGACACCAAGCCCCCATGTTTGCCCCGCAATGGACTGGTGAAGATCCCCACGCAACCCAACGGCCTCGGCTCTGCCAGCATCACCAAAGGCACCCCCGCCGTGAAAAACCGCCTGTGCCAGCCTTCCTCCGTGCCTGCCATCCTCAGCCCGGCCTTAGCCCACCGCAGCGATCTGCCCATCCCCAGCCTGGCCTCCCCACTCTCCTTGGCCACTCTGGCCAGCgtctcctcccctcccagcgcTTCCTTGGTGGGACTGAACACGAGCGAAGGCTCGGAGCAGCCCTCGCCGGAGCAGCTGCCCGGCTCGCCCTCAGAAAGGCAGCTGGCGGTGGACGAGAAGATCCTCAACCGCTTGTTCTGGTACTTTTCGGCGTGTGAGAAGTGTGTGCTGGCGCAGGTGTGCAAGGCGTGGCGGCGGGTGCTCTACCAACCCAAGTTCTGGGTGGGTTTGACGCCCGTCCTGCACACCAAAGAGCTCTACAACGTCCTGCCCGGTGGCGAGAAGGAGTTTGTCAGCCTGCAGGGCTTTGCCGTCCGTGGCTTCGACGGCTTCTGCCTCGTGGGCGTCTCTGACCTGGACATTTGTGAGTTCATTGACAACTACCCTCTCTCCAAGAAGGGGGTCAAGTCCATGAGCCTTAAGAGGTCGACCATCACGGACGCGGGGTTGGAG GTGATGCTGGAGCAGATGCAGGGCGTGGTGCGGCTGGAGCTGTCGGGCTGCAACGACTTCACGGAGGCCGGGCTGTGGTCCAGCCTCAACGCCCGCATCACGGCGCTGAGCGTCAGCGACTGCATCAATGTGGCCGATGATGCCATCGCCGCCATCTCACAGCTCCTGCCCAACCTCACCGAGCTCAACCTGCAAGCCTACCACGTGACGGACACGGCGCTTGCCTACTTCACCGCCAAGCAAGGCTACACCACCCACACCCTCCGCCTCAACTCCTGCTGGGAGATCACCAACCATGGCGTGGTCAACATGGTCCACAGCCTGCCCAACCTGAGCGTCCTCAGCCTCTCGGGCTGCTCCAAGGTGACGGATGATGGCGTGGAGCTGGTGGCTGAGAACCTGCGGAAGCTGCGCAGCCTCGACCTCTCCTGGTGCCCTCGCATCACTGACATGGCCCTGGAGTACATCGCCTGCGACCTGCACaagctggaggagctggtgcTTGACAG GTGCGTGCGGATCACCGACACCGGCCTCAGCTACCTGTCCACCATGTCGTCCCTGCGGAGCCTCTACCTGCGCTGGTGCTGCCAG gtgcAGGATTTTGGCCTGAAGCATCTCCTGAGCATGGGCAGCCTGCGCCTCCTCTCGCTggctg GCTGCCCCTTGCTGACCACCACGGGGCTGTCGGGGCtggtgcagctgcaggagctggaggagctggagctcaCCAACTGCCCCGGGGCCACCCCGGAGCTCTTCAAGTActtctcccagcacctcccgTGCTGCATGGTGATCGAGTAG
- the METRN gene encoding meteorin: MWALRALCLAGLGAALGGASADQCSWRGSGLSQEAGSVEQLSLHCAEGSLEWLYPTGALRLRLAPRLSPAAAATKGRSPRHVTACVKPSGTFRGAQLYLEREGVLELLLPEAPRPRVHCFSWLPREKVALFLQATPHRDISRRIAAFRYELRGDWLAHPALPAASLTGEGACRPCNDTEILMAICTSDFVIHGSIRSVSNDVELQESVIGVSAARIHRQKFPLFQAGGRPGQPAGSIRTPLRCGVKPGPGTFLFTGWLHFGEAWLSCAPRYRDFQRIYEGARRTRQNPCEFPVD, from the exons ATGTGGGCGCTGCGGGCGCTCTGCCTGGCCGGGCTGGGCGCGGCGCTCGGCGGGGCCTCGGCGGATCAGTGCAGCTGGAGGGGCAG CGGGCTGTCGCAGGAGGCAGGCAGCGTggagcagctctccctgcactGCGCCGAGGGCTCGCTGGAATGGCTGTACCCCACGGGGGCCCTTCGCCTCCGCCTGGCTCCCCGCCTgtcccccgctgccgccgccaccAAGGGCAGGAGCCCCCGGCACGTCACCGCCTGCGTCAAACCCTCCGGCACCTTCCGGGGGGCTCAGCTCTacctggagagggagggggtgctggagctgctgctgccggagGCCCCCCGACCCCGCGTCCACTGCTTCAGCTGGCTGCCCCGGGAGAAGGTGGCTCTCTTCCTGCAGGCCACCCCGCACCGTGACATCAGCCGCCGCATCGCCGCCTTCCGCTACGAGCTGCGGGGGGACTGGCTGGCCCacccggcgctgcccgccgccaGCCTCACCGGAGAAG GGGCGTGCCGGCCGTGCAACGACACCGAGATCCTGATGGCCATTTGCACTAGTGACTTTG TGATCCACGGCAGCATCCGGAGCGTCTCCAACGACGTGGAGCTGCAGGAATCTGTCATCGGGGTGAGCGCTGCCCGCATCCACCGCCAAAAGTTCCCCCTCTTCCAGGCaggggggcggccggggcagccAGCGGGCAGCATCCGCACCCCGCTGCGCTGCGGGGTCAAGCCAGGCCCCGGCACCTTCCTCTTCACGGGGTGGCTGCATTTCGGCGAAGCCTGGCTGAGCTGCGCGCCCCGCTATAGGGACTTCCAGCGCATCTACGAGGGGGCGCGGCGCACGCGCCAGAACCCCTGCGAGTTCCCCGTGGACTGA
- the WDR24 gene encoding GATOR2 complex protein WDR24 isoform X1, whose product MEKMARVTTALGGNALTGRTMFCHLDAPANAISVCRDAAQVVVAGRNIFKIYSIEEDQFVEKLNLRVGRKPSLNFSCADVVWHQMDENLLATAATNGVVVTWNLGKPSRNKQDQLFTEHKRTVNKVCFHPTEVYMLLSGSQDGYMKCFDLRKKDSVSTFSGQSESVRDVQFSIRDYFTFAATFENGNVQLWDIRRPDRYERMFTAHNGPVFCCDWHPEDRGWLATGGRDKMVKVWDMNTTRAKEIYCVQTIASVARVKWRPECKHHIATCSMMVDHNIYVWDVRRPFIPSAMFEEHKDVTTGIVWRHLHDPYFLLSGSKDSTLYQHIFKDASQPIDRANPEGLCYSLYGDLAFAAKESLISSDSNRKPYIGDRRHPIFFKRKLDPTEQFEYISSSSTLSVFETDVESGSMDWFVHTAKQYALAGRPLAELCDHNAKVAKGLDRNQVAQTWTMLRIIYSSLGTVSSANLNHSMGKGSMALPLMNSFNLKDIPSGLGSESRLDRSKGESRTENILMDSSSTLINNEDNEETEGSDVPADYLLGDVEADEDDLYMMDHENPHAEEQEYSLPQEAFPLRHEIVDNPSALDHLQDKADSPHVSGNEAETVSLTPVESFSLISISHSLYENRLPSDFFNPIVRDTLLFYAEQGDVQTAVSVLIVLGDRIRKEIDEQTQEHWYTSYIDLLQRFQLWNISNEVIKLSTCRAINCLNQASTTLHVNCSNCKRPMSNRGWICDRCRQCASMCAVCHHVVKGLFVWCQGCSHGGHLQHIMKWLETSSHCPAGCGHLCEYT is encoded by the exons ATGGAGAAAATGGCCAGGGTCACCACTGCCCTGGGGGGCAACGCCCTCACGGGACGGACCATGTTCTGCCACCTGGATGCCCCCGCCAATGCCATCAGCGTGTGCCGCGATGCTGCCCAGGTGGTGGTGGCCGGCCGCAACATCTTCAAGATCTACTCCATCGAGGAGGACCAGTTTGTGGAGAAACTGAACCTTCGCGTCGGCCGCAAACCCTCCTTGAACTTCAGCTGCGCGGACGTGGTGTGGCACCAGATGGACGAGAACTTGCTGGCCACCGCCGCCACCAACGGCGTGGTCGTCACCTGGAACCTGGGCAAGCCATCCCGCAACAAGCAGGACCAGCTCTTCACTGAGCACAAGCGCACCGTCAACAAGGTCTGCTTCCACCCCACCGAGGTCTACATGCTCCTCAGCGGCTCCCAGGACGGCTACATGAAATGCTTTGACCTGCGCAAGAAGGACTCTGTCAGCACCTTCTCTG GCCAGTCGGAGAGTGTGCGTGACGTCCAGTTCAGCATCCGGGACTACTTCACCTTTGCTGCCACCTTTGAGAATGGGAACGTGCAGCTGTGGGATATCCGCCGGCCGGATCGCTACGAGAGGATGTTCACGGCCCACAATGGGCCCGTCTTCTGCTGCGACTGGCACCCGGAGGACAG GGGCTGGCTGGCAACAGGTGGCCGGGATAAGATGGTGAAGGTGTGGGACATGAACACCACGCGGGCGAAGGAGATTTACTGCGTGCAGACCATCGCTTCTGTGGCCCGGGTGAAGTGGCGCCCGGAGTGCAAGCACCACATTGCCACCTGCTCCATGATGGTGGACCACAACATCTACGTCTGGGACGTGCGGCGTCCCTTCATCCCCTCCGCCATGTTCGAGGAGCACAAGGACGTCACCACGGGCATCGTGTGGCGTCACCTCCACGACCCCTATTTCCTCCTGTCGGGCTCTAAGGACAGCACCCTCTACCAGCACATCTTCAAGGACGCCAGCCAGCCCATTGACCGGGCCAACCCCGAGGGGCTGTGCTACAGCCTCTATGGAGACCTGGCCTTCGCTGCCAAGGAGAGCCTCATCTCCTCCGACTCCAACCGCAAGCCCTACATCGGGGACCGGCGTCACCCCATCTTCTTCAAGCGCAAGCTGGACCCCACGGAGCAATTCGAGTacatctcctcctccagcaccctcAGCGTCTTCGAGACGGACGTGGAGAGCGGCAGCATGGACTGGTTCGTGCACACTGCCAAGCAGTACGCGCTGGCCGGCAGGCCGCTGGCCGAGCTCTGCGACCACAACGCCAAGGTGGCCAAGGGCTTGGACCGCAACCAG GTGGCTCAAACGTGGACGATGCTGCGAATTATCTATTCCAGCCTCGGCACCGTGTCGTCCGCCAACCTCAACCACAGCATGGGGAAAGGCAGCATGGCCCTCCCGCTCATGAACAG ctttaaCCTGAAGGACATCCCCTCTGGGCTGGGCAGCGAGTCGAGACTGGACCGCAGCAAAGGAGAAAGCCGCACAGAAAACATCCTCATGGATTCCTCCTCCACCCTGATCAACAATGAGG ACAACGAGGAGACGGAGGGCAGCGACGTCCCTGCAGACTACCTGCTGGGAGACGTGGAAGCGGATGAGGATGACCTGTACATGATGGACCACGAGAACCCGCATG ctgaagagcaggaATACAGCCTTCCCCAAGAAGCCTTCCCCCTGCGCCACGAAATCGTGGACAACCCGTCGGCCTTGGACCACCTGCAAGACAAGGCTGACTCCCCTCATGTCAGCGGCAACGAGGCCGAGACGGTGTCACTGACACCCGTGGAGTCCTTCTCCCTCATCTCCATCTCCCACTCGCTCTACGAGAACCGTCTGCCCTCCGACTTCTTCAATCCCATTGTGCGGGACACGCTTCTCTTCTATGCCGAGCAGGGAGACGTGCAGACAGCCGTGTCCGTCCTCATCGTGCTGGGAGACCGCATCCGCAAGGAGATCGATGAGCAGACCCAG GAGCACTGGTACACGTCCTACATCGACCTGCTGCAGCGCTTCCAGCTCTGGAACATCTCCAACGAGGTGATCAAGCTGAGCACGTGCCGCGCCATCAACTGCCTCAACCAGGCCTCCACCACCCTGCACGTCAACTGCAGCAACTGCAAGCGGCCCATGAGCAACAGGGGCTGGATCTGCGACAG GTGTCGGCAGTGTGCCAGCATGTGTGCCGTCTGTCACCACGTGGTGAAGGGGCTCTTCGTCtggtgccagggctgcagccacgGCGGCCACCTCCAGCACATCATGAAGTGGCTGGAGACCAGCTCCCACTGCCCTGCCGGCTGCGGCCACCTCTGCGAGTACACCTGA